TCTCTAAGCTGCTTCTTGGTAAGAACGATTAACTGCTACGAATTATCTTTCTAACTTTTCCAGAAGTTCTTCAATCAATTTTTTTAGTTGAATCAGGTCTTTTTTAACCTTTATTTTTTCCTTTTTGTCCCACCTATCTAATTTTTTCTTTGATAAGTTTTCTATTCTTTGAAAAACAATATGTAACGGGTCTCTCTTGTTTTTCCTCCCAATTCCAGTTATTATATTTTTTGTTTCTTCTGAGCTGAGTCTTTCTTTTTCTATAAGTTGTGCTATCGTTCGCATTGTTTGAAAATCTTCCAATTTCAGCAGATGTTCAATGTGGCGTGATGTAATAGGCGAGTTTGGACTGTCTACCTTTTTTTGCAGGTCTTCCGGAAGTTCAAGAAGTGAAAGCCATCTCACAAATGTAATTGGGCTTTTTCCGGTCATTTTGCAGAGTGCGCTCACTGTGTGCGCAAACTTTTTTGGCGTATTTCTTCTCATCCTGTAATTTATGAGTAGTGTTTTTATTTTTTTTCCTTCTGCGAACGGAGAAAGATATTCATTAATAACTTTTGCTCGCTCGATAGGAGTAATGTCTTCGCGCTGAAGGTTTTCTATAATCTGAATTTCTCGTATTTCTCTTTTGTCGGAAGGTTTTAGCTCTATAACGGGAACTGTTTTCTTCCCCGCTAAAATGGATGCTTTCCATCGTCTTTCTCCTGAAATGATAATGTACTGACCGTTGTTTTTATATACAAGTATCGGCTCGAGCACCCCTTTTTCTTTTATACTGCTGGCAAGTTCTTCTAAGGAATCTTTATTAAAAAGTTTTCTTGGTTGTTCGACGTCAGGTTTTATTTTATTTGTTTCGATATCCATTACTCTGGAGAGGATTTTTTCATTTGAAAGCTCTTCTATGTAGTTGCTTGTGTAGCGAACCTTGAAATTATTTGGCAATCCTCTTTTATTCTTTGGCACGACTAATTACCTCCTTTACTATTTTTTTGTACGACGCTGCTCCCGTTGATGACGGTGCAAACGAAAAAATGTCTTCTTTATAAGCTGGGCTTTCTTCAAGCCTAACGCTACGGTGGATGATTTCATTAAAAATAAGTGTGCCAAATATATTTTTTATCTGCTCTAGGGATTCTTTGGCAAGGAGAGTTCTTGGATCATACATAGTGATTAGCACCCCTAGTAATTTGAGTTTTTCGTTAAATGTTTCTTTTACGCTTTTGAACGTGTCCATGAAATCTTGCACTCCCTCTATAGACCAGGGAGATGGTGTAATAGGAATCAAGACATTGTCCGATGCAATCAATGCGTTTACTGTAAGAAGTCCCAATGAAGGAGGAGTATCAATGATGATAAAATCAAAATTCTTTTCAAACTTGCTTAGACTCTTTTTTAGTTTCAGGGGTGCATCAATTTCTGCCATAAGATTCCTTTCTACCTTTGCGAGATGAATAGATGAAGGTATGGAGAATAAATTAGGTACTTTTGTCTCTCTTATAAGTGCCTCTGATTCGGTATCGTTTTTTAAAAAGAGAGAGAATATGGAATTTTGTGTGTCTTCTGAAGAAAAAAATGCAGAGGTGCTGTTACATTGTGGATCACAATCCAAAAGAAGTGTTTTAAATCTTTTCCTTGCAAGCCCCGAACTGAGGTTAATTGAAGTTGTTGTTTTACCAACGCCACCTTTTTGATTTGCTATTGTAATAATCATTTCATCTCCTTTATTTCGGCATTGAATTTGCCGTTTTCTATATTGATTATAGCATAACTTTTGTTAAATCTGTTTTTTGGTAGTGCAATAGAACCTGGGTTTAAATGTATTCCCCAGGAAAAGTTTTCTATAAGAGGAATATGTGTGTGTCCTGTGACAAGTATATTAATTTTATTGTTACTGCCAAATTGATCAAAATTGTTGTTTGGTATTTTGTGGCCATGTGTTATGGCAATATGTACTTTTTCGATGAATACAAAGGAAATATCTTGCAATATCGGGTATTTGATAAGTGCCTGGTCTACTTCTGCATCACAGTTTCCTCTTGCAAAAATAATCTTTTTTGGGAATTTATTAATTAGTTCTGCAACTTTCTCCGGGTTGTAGTTTTTCGGGATATGGTTTCGTGGCCCGTGATATAATATATCTCCTGCACATATCAAAAGATCTGTGGTGCTTTCAAGTATTTCTAGCACATTTTTTGTATCCTCTAAAGAACCGTGCAGATCTGAAATTACCCCTATTTTATTTGGCATGATTTATTTTAATCTATTTTTATAATTTTAGCAACATATAAAATAAGTGGAAAGGCGTACAAATAAATGATTGAAAGATTTTTTGAAGCTAAGATAGAATTTTTTCGATGAACTTTTTTAATTTTTCTCTTGTTTCGTCTGAGATGAAGTGCTCTATAAGACATGCTTCTCTAAAAGCTTTATCCTGCGAAATTCCAAGAACTTCTTTTAAGAATTTGTAAAGAATCTGGTGTTTGTTCCATATTTCTTTCCCAATTTTTTCTCCCTTTTTAGTTAATGAAACATCGCTGTATGGGCAATGCTTGACATAACCATTTTTGATTAATTTATTAATGGCTTCAGTCGCTGAAGGAAGTTTTACTGAGGCAAGCCGCGCTATGTCCTTCATTCTTATGTCTTTTTCTTTTTGAGAAAGTATGTAAATTGCTTCTAAGTAATCTTCTATGCTTTTGGTGAGTTTCATGGCATAAATATCCTCAAAACTTGGTTTAAAATGCCACCGAGAACAATTGCACCAAGAAACTCGCCAATTGCTACTGTCGTTGCCCTTTTCCATCCAAATTCTCTTTTAAAGACAGCAATTGTTGCAATACAGGGGATATAAATCATTGTGACGAAACCAAATATGAATATCTGCCTCGGGGTAAGTATTTCTGCAAAATTTGCTGTGTGGTATAGAGCGGATAGCATAATGAGTGTGAGTTCTTTTCGCAAAACACCAAACAGAAATGTAATTCCGGCAAGCGGCGGAAGGCCTAACCAGTTTGTCATAACGGGCTTAAAAAAGTTTGCGATGGGGACAACCCAGTTTAGTTCAGTAAATACTTCCATTACTATATTTGCCGCAATGATGATGGGGAAT
Above is a window of Caldisericota bacterium DNA encoding:
- a CDS encoding ParB/RepB/Spo0J family partition protein; this translates as MPKNKRGLPNNFKVRYTSNYIEELSNEKILSRVMDIETNKIKPDVEQPRKLFNKDSLEELASSIKEKGVLEPILVYKNNGQYIIISGERRWKASILAGKKTVPVIELKPSDKREIREIQIIENLQREDITPIERAKVINEYLSPFAEGKKIKTLLINYRMRRNTPKKFAHTVSALCKMTGKSPITFVRWLSLLELPEDLQKKVDSPNSPITSRHIEHLLKLEDFQTMRTIAQLIEKERLSSEETKNIITGIGRKNKRDPLHIVFQRIENLSKKKLDRWDKKEKIKVKKDLIQLKKLIEELLEKLER
- a CDS encoding ParA family protein, which encodes MIITIANQKGGVGKTTTSINLSSGLARKRFKTLLLDCDPQCNSTSAFFSSEDTQNSIFSLFLKNDTESEALIRETKVPNLFSIPSSIHLAKVERNLMAEIDAPLKLKKSLSKFEKNFDFIIIDTPPSLGLLTVNALIASDNVLIPITPSPWSIEGVQDFMDTFKSVKETFNEKLKLLGVLITMYDPRTLLAKESLEQIKNIFGTLIFNEIIHRSVRLEESPAYKEDIFSFAPSSTGAASYKKIVKEVISRAKE
- the yfcE gene encoding phosphodiesterase → MPNKIGVISDLHGSLEDTKNVLEILESTTDLLICAGDILYHGPRNHIPKNYNPEKVAELINKFPKKIIFARGNCDAEVDQALIKYPILQDISFVFIEKVHIAITHGHKIPNNNFDQFGSNNKINILVTGHTHIPLIENFSWGIHLNPGSIALPKNRFNKSYAIINIENGKFNAEIKEMK
- a CDS encoding metal-dependent transcriptional regulator — its product is MKLTKSIEDYLEAIYILSQKEKDIRMKDIARLASVKLPSATEAINKLIKNGYVKHCPYSDVSLTKKGEKIGKEIWNKHQILYKFLKEVLGISQDKAFREACLIEHFISDETREKLKKFIEKILS